The following are from one region of the Nicotiana tomentosiformis chromosome 7, ASM39032v3, whole genome shotgun sequence genome:
- the LOC138895976 gene encoding uncharacterized protein, which translates to MPQFPRDEWRGSLDYVPIRVVLYLKAQQMVEKGCLSCLAFVWEVGADTHTVESVTVVRDFLDVFLVDLSGMPPARDFDFGIDLVPGTQPTSIPPYRMAPVEVKELKEKLKKLLDKGFIMPSVSPWVFIDDILVYSRSWEDHEQHLRIVLQSLREKLYAKFSKCEVWFDSMAFLGLVVSSEGIKMDSKKIEDQVLISYIVMLLGLALDIWSHYLYGVSCEIFTHHMSLQNLFKQNDLNLRKLRWLEILKDYDITILYHLGKTNVVADALSRNAKSMRSLAYIPVGDRPLSLDVQALANRFVSLEISESSKVLACVVSQSSLFERIKARQYDDLHLLVLKDTVQHSDDKEVTIGDDGVLRMQVWICVPNVDGLRELILEEAYSSRYSIHGGTANMYQDLRQHYWWRRIKKDIV; encoded by the exons ATGCCGCAATTTCCTAGGGatgagtggagaggttccctgGATTATGTTCCTATTAGGGTGGttttatatttgaaggctcaacagatggttgagaagggatgcttATCATGTTTGGCCTTTGTGTGGGAGGTTGGTGCTGATACTCATACCGTTGAGTCAGTtacggtagtgagggattttctagACGTGTTTCTtgtagacctgtcgggtatgccacctgcCAGGGactttgattttggtattgacttggtgccgggcactcaacccaccTCTATTCccccatatcgcatggcaccggTAGAggtaaaggagttgaaggagaagctgaagaagttgcttgataagggcttcatcatgcctagtgtgtctccttggg ttttcattgatgatatattggtgtattctcgcagctGGGAAGATCACGAGCAACATCTGAGGATCGTACTCCAGAGTTTGAGggagaagctatatgctaaattctccaagtgtgaggtttggtttgattcaatggcattcttgggtcttGTAGtatccagtgaagggattaagatggattcgaagaagattgag GATCAGGTTCTTATAAgctatattgtgatgcttcttgggttggcattggat atttggagtcaCTATCTTTATGGTGTATCATGTGAGATATTCACGCATCATATGAGTCTCCAAAACTTATTCAAGCAAAATGATCTGAACTTGAGGAAACTGAGGTGGTTAGAgatacttaaggactatgatatcaccattctttatcacctaggaaagaccaatgtggtggccgatgcgttGAGTAGGAATGCCAAGAGTATGAggagccttgcttatattccagttggagaTAGACCATTatcattggatgttcaggctttggccaataggTTCGTGAGTTTGGAAATATCGGAGTCTAGCaaagttcttgcttgtgttgtatcacagtcttctttgtttgagcgcattaaggcgcgtcagtatgatgatctccATTTGCTTGTGCTGAAGGACACAGTGCAACACAGTGATGATaaagaggttactattggagatgatggggtattAAGGATGCAGGTttggatttgtgttcctaatgtggatgggttgcgagagttgatacttgaggaggcctatagttcgcggtattccattcatggAGGTACCGCGaatatgtatcaggatttgaggcaacactattggtggcggaggataaagaaggatattgtttag